The Desmodus rotundus isolate HL8 chromosome 3, HLdesRot8A.1, whole genome shotgun sequence genome includes a region encoding these proteins:
- the LOC112297565 gene encoding LOW QUALITY PROTEIN: shieldin complex subunit 1-like (The sequence of the model RefSeq protein was modified relative to this genomic sequence to represent the inferred CDS: inserted 2 bases in 1 codon; substituted 1 base at 1 genomic stop codon) — protein MAAQEVTPDSQSENNALELPSAXDMXDYMLQAPSQEAHSEAFSSIEALSIPSSSEVDPGKRT, from the exons ATGGCAGCTCAGGAAGTCACTCCAGACAGCCAGTCAGAAAACAATGCTTTGGAGCTTCCATCTGCTTGAGACAT AGATTACATGCTGCAGGCACCCAGCCAGGAGGCCCACAGCGAGGCTTTTAGTTCTATAGAAGCCCTTTCTATTCCATCTTCTTCTGAGGTGGATCCAGgaaaaagaacttga